TTCTTTTCCTCTGAAAAGCTTTTCTTTTCCAAAGAAAAGGGCTTCTCAGCTACTATTTTTTTTACTATGCATTCTCTTCCAGCAATAATTTTTATTTTACCCCCGCAGTTAGGACAGCAAAATTTGGGTGCGGTGAAATGGAAAGCAATATCATCAACATATTCTATTTTCCCTTTGTATTTGCAATTATTACACTTTACAAGAGTCTTCACTTTCTTAATAACTAACTTAGAGCACTTCAACACGTTATCATTGCTCGTCAGTACTTCGTACGCGAATTTAAGCTGCTCTGTGCCTAGAAAAGTTAGCTCACCTATCTCTAGCCAGACTTCAGTTACTTTCACATCTTTCCCCTTTAACTCTTCCATAATGCTATTGACAATTTGGCACATTGTAGAGAACTCGTGCATTTCTTATTTTTTAACTCCTTTCAAACTCTTTACCGCATTTAGGGCATTTGACCAATCCGCAAGTAAGGTAAGAAGAAGGGCAGCCTCTACATGCAAATGCTCTCGCATAGCTTGTATCAAATTTAAACTTGCAGTTAGGGCAAACAACTATAGCCATTTTAGTGCTCCTTACCTTTCGAAATTTTATAGCCTGCTATTACATTCTGACCTATTGATATACCGCCGTCGCCATTAGGCACAGTAGAGTGGGTAACGAATTTTAAGCTCTCCTTTTCTACGAATTTCCTGCATAGCTCAGTAATTGGAATATTGTAAGAAA
This is a stretch of genomic DNA from Candidatus Thermoplasmatota archaeon. It encodes these proteins:
- a CDS encoding hydrogenase maturation nickel metallochaperone HypA, with amino-acid sequence MHEFSTMCQIVNSIMEELKGKDVKVTEVWLEIGELTFLGTEQLKFAYEVLTSNDNVLKCSKLVIKKVKTLVKCNNCKYKGKIEYVDDIAFHFTAPKFCCPNCGGKIKIIAGRECIVKKIVAEKPFSLEKKSFSEEKKKKE